The Panicum virgatum strain AP13 chromosome 6K, P.virgatum_v5, whole genome shotgun sequence nucleotide sequence CTGGTGAGGGCCTACTGCTAGCGGGAGCGCGCGCGCTGAGGGTGTTCGACGTAATGCGCGCGGCCCGCGTCACCCCCGACGCGCCCACCAAGGCGCTGCCGGTCAAAGTCTGTGGTGGGAGGGGAAGCTCCGGGAGGCCGCTCCAGTGGAGGAGAGGTGCGAGGATGTGTGGACAGCCAGCGCCGCGGACTTGAAGAAGGTGCTTGACATCGACTCTAGCTGCTTCGCTCATGGACAGCCAGCGCCGCGGACTTGAAGAAGGTGCTTGACATCGACTCTAGCTGCTTCGCTCAGCTTGACCTCATGCGTGCCGTGGCAATAGGCATTAGCCTgccatttctttttcccttttaacAGCCCTGCAAGTTGCTTTCATCTGTTTCTTGATGCTTTATCTGACCAGCTTTCATTCCTGGAGTTATTAACCTCCTGAGTTACTAAAAAGCTCGCATCCGCATGGTTATGTTATGTTGTAGGATCAAGTTGAGATTTCTAAACTCAAATGGATCTGTGCACTAAAACCCAGCcaactcctttttttttttacatttgttACCTCAAATACTGAATGTAATAATGTTGTTACAAATAATACTAAAGTTTCTAAACTGGCAGCAATAGGTGTACTATTATGAATATTTAGTCTAAGTTGCCTCCAGTGGTTATCATTTAGTATAGGCTTTTTGTGATGTCCTCAAGTTCCATGAGCTTCATGTCTGTTCACATGCCTACAATTGATCAGGGCTTTTTGGTGCCCTGGAAGTACGACAGCAGTTTTGCATGATTTATATTAGAATTCGGGTTTAGATCTGTTCAGATGCCTACAAATTATTGAATTTGATATGATAAAGGAACACctaatatttttgaattctaCTACTTAAAATTTCCTTCTTTTATCTGTGCATTTTGGGCTTCTActttgttggagtatattgagcccatgtatagaggcccatctagaggcccatgtgtaggatctatatatcccactcttctagggtttggaacAATACAAGCTATTATTCTCTCCTATCCTCTCTCTTACATGGTATCAGTTAGGGTTTCCTGGGCGTGGCTACTgtagccgccaccgccggcggcgccatggccggccggcagccggcgccgccgccccctttctcctccttccctcccctctcctctgctcCCGGCGCCATCTCCTCCTCTGTTCCGTGCGCCTGGCCGCCGGCTTCTTGGCCCGCCGCCCCCTGGGCGCCCGCCGCTGTCGCCCTCACGGAGCTCGACGCGCCGCCCCACCCGCAGACGAATGCCGACGCGCCGGATCTGGCCTCCCTGGGCGCGGATCCGCCCGTCCTGGTGGCAGGGGGGCGCGAACGGGGCGAgcactgcagccgccgccgccgccctgggcgCGGGCGAgcactgcagccgccgccgccgccctgggcgcgggcggcgcgggcgctgacgccgccgccgccgcagcagccgccatggccgcgggcgcgggggcgccgacgccgctgccgcccagGGTTCTGGACCCCGGCCCGCCCCGACCGTTCCCACCAGGCTCCTGccctcttcctctgctcctcGCGCCGCCGAGATCACCATCGCCGCGCCCTTGGTCGCCGCCACGCCCGTGAACGCCGACCTCTCCTCTGCCCTGCGCCTCTGGACTCCGCCCTGCGCGTATGAGGCCGCGGAGGGGACTGTGCCCAGGCTGTTGGAGGATGGGCCAGGGGGCGGCGGCACGTTGGGTCCCGGCCCAGGAAAAGGTGGCCCATCTTCCACACCTCCCCATGGGCCGCCACTACCTCCTGTGGCCGTCGTGGGTGCCGCAGACATCGCAcgcgccgctgccgtcgccgtgTTGCCTGCCGTCGCCACCCGGGCCGCCCAGGCCACGCCACCGGTCCGTTCGAGCGCTGATGCAGCCTCCCCCACCGCTCCTGCAGCGACTGgcgtgggggccgtcggggccaTGGGACTGCTGCAgcagccgctcgccgctgccagggccgcggccgccacccAGGCCGCCCACGGCGCTGCTACTCCCGCCTTCCTTCCTTGGCCTGCGCTCGGGATGCCCCCCGCGGCGCGGCCGTGGCCCCAggacgcgccaccgccgccagggCCGCCTTCCCCGTGGGCCTCCGCCTCCTGGCCTGCCGTCGCCGCaccctgggccgccgccgccgccgcctctgctcacGGCGTGGCGTTGCCCCCTGGCGCTGGATCCACGGCCtctgccgccgctcctctgttCCCGGGCGTGGGGGCCGCCCCTCCTTtgttccaggccgccgcccaggcGCCTCCTCTGCTCCAGGGCGCGGGCCGCgccacgcacgccgccgccgccgcctttgtggtcgccgtcgcgcccgccgcgcacgctGCGCCGGCCGCGCGGGCCGTCGCCTCCCTCGCTGCCGCGCAGGCCGCGCAGGCCCAGGCCGTCGCGCTCGCCACGCAAGGGGTGGgccctcgtcctcagccccagccggcggccatgctcgccgctgctgcccctCTCTTTGCGCCGTTTGCGCCGTTCTGGCTACCGccgctccacccagccagcagccgacctggcctggggggtgggaccagaaCTTACTGGCGCCGTCCTTGAGCGCCACGGGGCGGACGcagccggtcagcaccgagtggatcgccgactcaggtgcctccttccacaccaccccacatgTCGGTATTCTCTcgtctgtccgacccccacacccctcttgtccttcttccatcatggttggtgatgggtcttgccttcctgtcaccgccgtgggttctgctcctggatCTTTTCGTCTttccaatgtccttgttgctcctcagatggttcataatcttctttccattcgtcagtttacaactgacaattcttgttccatcgagtttgattcttctggcctcactgtaaaggatttgGTCTCCCGACatccgctactccggtgtgataGTACGGGGCCcatttacacccttcgccttccttcttccgctgcaccactctcgccttcttcttcgccctggccgccttggtctgccgcttttgctgcgacgccgtcttccaccacctggcaccgccgtcttggtcaccctggccgcgacgttctggctcagctcagtcgtagtaccgatgttcctagtactagggctcctgctgagcccctctgccatgcgtgccagctcggtcgtcatgttcggctccctttttcttcttcttcttcgcatgcgaagcatgcatttgaccttgttcactgtgacctgtggacctctcctgtacttagcctttctggttataagtactatctggtggtggtcgacg carries:
- the LOC120639285 gene encoding Holliday junction resolvase MOC1, chloroplastic-like translates to MDLLEKMVAWGILPDLQTFSGLTEHLAGAGDLKGAGAGAAVQAPARRVHVQRAGEGLLLAGARALRVFDVMRAARVTPDAPTKALPVKVCGGRGSSGRPLQWRRGARMLLPSSSAPRAAEITIAAPLVAATPVNADLSSALRLWTPPCAYEAAEGTVPRLLEDGPGGGGTLGPGPGKGGPSSTPPHGPPLPPVAVVGAADIARAAAVAVLPAVATRAAQATPPVRSSADAASPTAPAATGVGAVGAMGLLQQPLAAARAAAATQAAHGAATPAFLPWPALGMPPAARPWPQDAPPPPGPPSPWASASWPAVAAPWAAAAAASAHGVALPPGAGSTASAAAPLFPGVGAAPPLFQAAAQVID